In one window of Desulforhabdus amnigena DNA:
- the recQ gene encoding DNA helicase RecQ — protein MNMRSHTQISPLAVLRTYFGYDSFRGHQEEIIQHLMTGGDALVLMPTGGGKSICYQIPAVIRNGVGIVISPLIALMQDQVDAVRQLGIRAEFLNSTLSPREARTVELKMVSGEIDLMYVAPERLLTTDFQQLLKKTQLALFAIDEAHCVSQWGHDFRPEYLQLSILSDRFPHIPRIALTATADLATRREIIEKLKLEDARQFISSFDRPNIYYRVELKDNEKAQLLEFIQTEHPGDSGIVYCLSRKRVEATAKWLSEKGLTALPYHAGMEQGLRLMHQRRFLQEERVIMVATIAFGMGIDKPDVRFVAHLDLPKTLESYYQETGRAGRDGERADAWMVYSLADVVALRQILDVSEGNEQFKRIQQQKMQAMLGFCETARCRRQVLLGYFGEDLSKSCGFCDTCNGKMETWDGTVVAQKALSCIYRTGQRFGAAYLTDVLLGKEDERILRYGHDRISTFGVGKELSESEWKSVFRQLVAAGLLSVDIEGKGGFSLAPSSRPVLRGEQRFELRKDPVPAKKRRSSIRELERASVASDTTSGGLWEKLRVLRLKIAREQSIAPFMVFHDSTLKEMVRYLPCTPEEMRKISGVGERKLKFYGDQFLAAIRSYLEGNPLPEEEVRFDSPESDERSRGKYEVSSTSTHLSTKEQKAEVIRLLKEGKLNSGEIAERVGVSPPTVWAYKAHLTMGTYGADGERGINRDADPVLPDTTGTNRSDDPLGCFHEDELSLVRLKELIINRPLKRPDHSITDKRLLELRKKYRRAYEPWSDEEDEWLVSSYGRKQNTAALAEALQRHPGAIMSRIRKLTGK, from the coding sequence ATGAACATGCGATCCCATACTCAGATTTCTCCCTTGGCCGTACTCCGCACCTATTTCGGATACGACTCATTCCGTGGGCATCAGGAAGAGATCATACAGCATCTCATGACTGGCGGGGACGCTTTGGTTTTGATGCCGACAGGCGGCGGTAAGTCTATCTGCTACCAGATACCTGCGGTGATTCGGAATGGAGTGGGAATAGTCATATCTCCCCTGATTGCGCTTATGCAAGACCAGGTGGACGCCGTCCGCCAGCTTGGTATCCGGGCTGAATTCCTTAATTCAACCTTGAGTCCAAGGGAAGCCCGCACTGTCGAACTCAAAATGGTCTCTGGCGAGATCGATCTGATGTATGTGGCCCCCGAGCGACTCCTGACCACAGACTTTCAGCAGCTTCTAAAGAAAACGCAACTGGCGCTTTTCGCGATAGATGAAGCTCACTGCGTCTCCCAGTGGGGACACGATTTCCGCCCAGAATACCTTCAGCTTTCCATTCTCTCGGACCGCTTCCCGCACATTCCCCGCATTGCTCTCACCGCCACGGCAGACCTCGCGACACGCAGGGAAATCATCGAAAAGCTCAAGCTGGAGGATGCCAGGCAGTTCATCTCGAGCTTTGATAGGCCGAATATCTACTACCGAGTCGAATTGAAGGATAACGAAAAAGCCCAGCTCCTTGAATTCATTCAAACTGAACACCCGGGGGATTCCGGCATCGTTTATTGCCTCAGCCGAAAAAGAGTCGAGGCAACCGCAAAGTGGCTCTCGGAGAAGGGGCTAACTGCTCTCCCCTACCATGCAGGAATGGAGCAGGGCCTGCGTCTGATGCATCAGCGTCGATTCCTGCAGGAAGAGCGTGTGATCATGGTTGCCACCATTGCTTTCGGAATGGGCATAGACAAGCCGGATGTGCGCTTTGTGGCTCACCTGGATCTGCCCAAGACCCTCGAGAGTTACTACCAGGAGACCGGTCGTGCCGGCCGTGACGGAGAGAGGGCCGATGCCTGGATGGTCTACAGCCTTGCAGATGTGGTCGCCCTGAGGCAAATACTCGATGTCTCCGAGGGCAATGAGCAGTTCAAAAGGATTCAGCAACAAAAGATGCAAGCCATGCTCGGCTTCTGTGAGACTGCCAGATGCCGAAGGCAGGTCCTGCTCGGCTATTTTGGCGAGGATCTGTCCAAGTCCTGCGGCTTCTGTGACACCTGCAATGGGAAGATGGAAACCTGGGATGGGACTGTTGTCGCTCAGAAGGCACTTTCATGTATTTACCGCACCGGTCAACGGTTTGGGGCAGCTTATCTCACGGATGTTCTTCTTGGAAAAGAAGACGAGCGGATTCTTCGCTACGGTCACGACAGAATCTCAACTTTTGGGGTTGGAAAGGAATTATCCGAGAGCGAGTGGAAATCTGTTTTCCGCCAACTTGTTGCCGCCGGTCTCCTCAGTGTCGATATCGAGGGAAAGGGGGGATTCAGCCTTGCACCATCCAGTCGGCCCGTCTTGAGAGGAGAGCAGAGGTTTGAGCTTCGGAAGGACCCGGTACCGGCAAAGAAGAGGAGGTCCTCGATACGGGAACTGGAGAGGGCAAGTGTTGCATCGGATACCACTTCCGGAGGACTCTGGGAGAAGCTTCGCGTGTTGCGCCTCAAGATCGCCAGAGAGCAGTCAATTGCACCTTTCATGGTCTTTCACGACTCCACATTGAAGGAGATGGTCAGATATCTCCCCTGCACTCCTGAGGAGATGCGAAAGATTTCAGGTGTTGGTGAGAGGAAGCTCAAGTTCTATGGAGATCAGTTTCTTGCAGCCATCCGAAGCTACCTGGAAGGAAACCCTTTGCCGGAGGAAGAGGTTAGATTCGACTCTCCAGAGAGTGATGAGCGTAGTCGGGGTAAATATGAAGTGAGTTCTACCTCTACCCATTTGAGCACAAAGGAGCAGAAAGCCGAGGTGATTCGTCTCCTCAAAGAGGGGAAGCTGAATTCCGGTGAGATCGCCGAACGTGTCGGGGTGTCCCCGCCGACTGTGTGGGCGTACAAAGCCCATCTGACCATGGGAACTTACGGGGCCGATGGAGAAAGGGGGATCAACCGGGATGCCGACCCTGTCCTCCCAGATACTACAGGAACTAATCGTTCGGATGATCCCCTTGGCTGCTTCCATGAGGATGAACTTTCTCTGGTCCGTTTGAAGGAGTTGATCATCAACAGACCGCTCAAGAGGCCGGACCACTCCATCACCGACAAAAGACTCCTTGAGCTCAGGAAGAAATACCGCAGGGCTTATGAGCCCTGGAGCGATGAGGAAGATGAGTGGCTTGTGAGTTCATACGGGAGAAAGCAGAACACTGCGGCTTTAGCTGAAGCACTTCAAAGACATCCAGGCGCCATAATGTCGCGGATTCGCAAACTTACAGGGAAGTGA
- a CDS encoding MFS transporter, producing the protein MPASSEQKKIISWALYDWANSAFATTVMAGFFPIFFKQYWSVGTSASVSTFQLGAGNSLASIVVAAMAPILGAIADRGSTRKKFLFYFAMMGIVMTGSLYFVARGNWQVALALYILATIGFSGGNIFYDSLLVNVAGKEKMDSVSALGFALGYLGGGLLFALNVLMTLTPQTFGLVDAGEAVRISFVCVAVWWGVFSIPVFFFVDEPKTDAATTQKNAVIAGFQQLASTFRKIRNLRVVFLFLLGYWLYIDGVDTIVRMAVDYGMSLGFAPKSLITALLLTQFVGFPASIAFGRIGQRLGAKKGIYIGVSVYLGVTVWGFFMRRELEFYLLAIVIGLVQGGVQSLSRSFYTRIIPKNQAAEFFGFYNLLGKFAAVIGPFLMGWVGIIMGNTRYSILSISLLFLCGGALLYFVNEEEGQRLAQQMEKM; encoded by the coding sequence ATGCCTGCATCTTCCGAGCAGAAAAAAATCATATCCTGGGCTCTCTACGACTGGGCAAACTCCGCTTTTGCCACCACGGTGATGGCGGGATTTTTCCCGATTTTTTTCAAACAATACTGGAGTGTCGGCACTTCGGCCTCCGTCAGCACCTTCCAGCTTGGAGCCGGCAATTCACTGGCAAGCATCGTTGTGGCGGCAATGGCGCCCATCCTTGGCGCCATTGCGGACCGGGGCAGCACCCGCAAAAAGTTTCTCTTCTATTTTGCAATGATGGGAATTGTCATGACGGGCTCCCTCTATTTTGTTGCCAGAGGGAACTGGCAGGTCGCGCTCGCTCTATACATCTTGGCCACCATAGGTTTTTCCGGGGGCAACATTTTTTATGACTCCCTGCTTGTAAATGTGGCTGGCAAAGAAAAAATGGATTCCGTTTCCGCCCTCGGATTTGCCCTGGGCTACCTTGGCGGTGGCTTGCTTTTTGCCCTGAACGTTCTCATGACCCTCACTCCACAAACCTTCGGCCTGGTGGATGCAGGGGAAGCGGTGCGTATCTCCTTTGTCTGTGTGGCCGTCTGGTGGGGCGTATTCTCCATTCCGGTTTTCTTTTTTGTCGACGAACCCAAAACCGATGCCGCAACGACTCAAAAAAACGCGGTAATCGCCGGGTTCCAACAGTTGGCCTCTACATTTCGGAAAATCCGCAATCTGCGAGTCGTTTTTCTATTTCTTCTCGGTTACTGGCTCTATATCGACGGAGTGGATACTATCGTGCGCATGGCCGTCGACTATGGAATGTCCCTCGGTTTTGCTCCCAAGAGCCTCATCACGGCGCTGCTCCTCACTCAGTTTGTCGGATTCCCCGCCTCCATTGCATTCGGAAGAATCGGCCAGCGATTGGGAGCCAAAAAGGGCATCTACATCGGCGTGAGCGTCTACCTTGGGGTGACCGTCTGGGGGTTTTTCATGCGGCGGGAACTGGAATTCTATCTGCTCGCCATCGTCATCGGGCTGGTACAGGGGGGAGTGCAGTCTCTGAGCCGTTCCTTTTACACGCGCATCATCCCCAAAAATCAGGCCGCGGAGTTTTTCGGATTCTATAACCTCCTGGGAAAGTTTGCAGCCGTCATCGGGCCGTTTCTCATGGGGTGGGTTGGAATCATCATGGGAAACACGCGATATTCCATCCTTTCCATCAGCCTGCTTTTCTTGTGCGGGGGCGCTCTTCTCTATTTTGTAAACGAAGAGGAGGGGCAACGATTGGCACAGCAGATGGAAAAGATGTAA
- a CDS encoding methionine adenosyltransferase, translated as MIVVEALKGKSVADHTVEVVERKGKGHPDTICDSIMEAISIALSREYRKEFGDILHHNIDKGLLAAGKVTRRFGGGRVVRPMELYIGDRATSKVGKKIIPVKEIAVDAAKQWFRDNLRFVDPEKNVKYKVLLEQGSEELMDIFSRPGEFKGANDTSAAVGYYPLSRLELLVLKLERHLNSETFKEEFPETGEDVKVMGLRKGRDVQLTVAMPLLSRYVLSEREYFEKKARVLRGMTSFLDDLKGLNLKTDQVYYNNLDQEGRGLGGVYLSELGTSAEDADSGQVGRGNRVNGLISLNRPLGTEAAAGKNPVSHVGKIYNVFAHKVAREIYESIEGIEEVYVLLLSRIGMPVNEPAVANAQLSLKPGIKIRDVAPRVQEVIERELEDIRKFCMDLAEGRYPVC; from the coding sequence ATGATTGTCGTTGAGGCTCTTAAAGGCAAATCTGTCGCAGACCATACCGTTGAGGTCGTGGAGCGGAAGGGGAAAGGTCATCCTGACACCATCTGCGACTCGATCATGGAAGCCATATCCATTGCTCTTTCCAGAGAGTACAGAAAGGAATTCGGCGACATTCTGCATCATAATATCGATAAAGGGCTCCTTGCCGCCGGAAAAGTGACGAGGCGATTTGGCGGTGGGAGAGTGGTCCGGCCCATGGAGCTGTACATCGGAGACAGGGCGACCTCCAAAGTCGGTAAAAAGATTATCCCGGTGAAAGAAATAGCCGTGGATGCGGCAAAGCAATGGTTCCGGGATAACCTGCGTTTTGTGGACCCTGAAAAAAATGTAAAATACAAAGTGTTGCTCGAACAGGGGTCGGAGGAATTGATGGACATTTTTTCAAGGCCGGGAGAATTCAAGGGGGCCAACGACACTTCTGCCGCAGTGGGGTACTATCCGCTTTCGAGATTGGAATTGCTCGTTCTGAAACTGGAGCGGCATCTCAATTCAGAGACGTTCAAGGAGGAATTTCCTGAAACCGGGGAAGATGTGAAAGTCATGGGGTTGAGGAAAGGCAGGGATGTCCAACTCACTGTCGCCATGCCCCTTTTGTCTCGATATGTGCTTTCGGAGCGAGAATATTTTGAAAAAAAGGCCAGGGTACTTCGGGGCATGACGTCTTTCCTGGACGATTTGAAAGGGTTGAACTTGAAAACCGACCAAGTTTATTACAATAACCTGGACCAGGAGGGCAGGGGGTTGGGAGGAGTGTACCTGAGCGAATTGGGTACTTCGGCGGAAGATGCTGATTCTGGGCAGGTTGGGCGAGGCAATAGGGTGAATGGTCTGATATCCCTGAACCGGCCTTTGGGTACCGAGGCGGCTGCCGGAAAGAATCCGGTGAGTCATGTCGGTAAAATCTACAATGTGTTCGCTCACAAAGTGGCGAGGGAAATCTACGAATCCATTGAGGGAATAGAAGAGGTCTATGTATTGTTGTTGAGCAGGATAGGGATGCCTGTCAACGAGCCGGCTGTAGCCAACGCTCAGTTGTCCCTCAAGCCGGGAATAAAGATCCGAGATGTTGCGCCGCGGGTCCAGGAGGTCATTGAAAGGGAGTTGGAGGATATTCGGAAATTCTGCATGGATCTTGCGGAAGGCAGATATCCGGTTTGTTGA